From a region of the Oryzias melastigma strain HK-1 linkage group LG4, ASM292280v2, whole genome shotgun sequence genome:
- the LOC112150563 gene encoding uncharacterized protein LOC112150563 isoform X1, producing MLMKSLNGSRIRNIRNYFFSSPSVWSKHGGMNEGEGPRERKKGSIRIGPIVVRWSLCGSRTRTDRNPRPRHLKATAGSGEACNDELARIFCCGTVIRIGPKWSSVSLVLTALEGLWCSSRSRSSPHHLSCSALKLCSFQCSSTDRCLPLESFNHENQQPTIPGPLCLADSQPQTRFYLLTVSSSSRRTKERRSPPHVSSTWVLLAS from the exons ATGTTGATGAAGTCATTGAACGGAAGTCGCATCCGAAATattagaaactattttttttcatcaccctccgtttggagcaagcacggagggatgAACGAAGGGGAAGGGCCAAGGGAGAGgaagaaggggagtattcggatcgggccaaTTGTAGTACG ATGGTCGCTATGTGGTTCCCGGACCAGGACCGACCGAAACCCACGGCCCAGACATCTCAAGGCCACCGCGGGATCCGGAGAGGCCTGCAATGACGAGTTGGCGCGCATTTTCTGCTGTGGGACAGTCATCCGGATTGGACCAAAGTGGAGTTCG GTCTCCCTGGTGCTTACAGCTTTGGAGGGTCTCTGGTGTTCCAGCAGGAGTCGGTCGTCACCTCATCATCTCAGCTGTTCAGCATTGAAGCTCTGCAGCTTCCAGTGTTCATCGACAGATCGTTGCCTACCTTTGG AATCCTTCAACCATGAGAACCAACAACCAACCATCCCTGGACCTCTCTGCTTAGCTGACTCACAGCCACAGACTCGGTTCTACCTGCTCACCGTGTCCTCCAGCTCCAGAAGGACAAAGGAACGCCGCTCACCTCCCCATGTTTCCAGCACTTGGGTCCTTCTGGCCTCGTGA
- the LOC112150563 gene encoding uncharacterized protein LOC112150563 isoform X2 — protein sequence MHSCLWGGSASIYGRWSLCGSRTRTDRNPRPRHLKATAGSGEACNDELARIFCCGTVIRIGPKWSSVSLVLTALEGLWCSSRSRSSPHHLSCSALKLCSFQCSSTDRCLPLESFNHENQQPTIPGPLCLADSQPQTRFYLLTVSSSSRRTKERRSPPHVSSTWVLLAS from the exons ATGCATTCATGCTTATGGGGGGGAAGTGCTTCCATTTATGGAAG ATGGTCGCTATGTGGTTCCCGGACCAGGACCGACCGAAACCCACGGCCCAGACATCTCAAGGCCACCGCGGGATCCGGAGAGGCCTGCAATGACGAGTTGGCGCGCATTTTCTGCTGTGGGACAGTCATCCGGATTGGACCAAAGTGGAGTTCG GTCTCCCTGGTGCTTACAGCTTTGGAGGGTCTCTGGTGTTCCAGCAGGAGTCGGTCGTCACCTCATCATCTCAGCTGTTCAGCATTGAAGCTCTGCAGCTTCCAGTGTTCATCGACAGATCGTTGCCTACCTTTGG AATCCTTCAACCATGAGAACCAACAACCAACCATCCCTGGACCTCTCTGCTTAGCTGACTCACAGCCACAGACTCGGTTCTACCTGCTCACCGTGTCCTCCAGCTCCAGAAGGACAAAGGAACGCCGCTCACCTCCCCATGTTTCCAGCACTTGGGTCCTTCTGGCCTCGTGA
- the ncbp2 gene encoding nuclear cap-binding protein subunit 2 produces the protein MSAKLNALNSDSYTEVSQYRDQHFKGNRYEQEKLLKQSNTLYVGNLSFYTTEEQVHELFAKCGDVKRIIIGLDKIKKTACGFCFVEYYTRGDAENAMRFVNGTRLDDRIIRTDWDAGFKEGRQYGRGKSGGQVRDEYRQDYDPARGGYGKLAQQQRSTEARNTF, from the exons ATGTCTGCTAAATTAAACGCGTTAAACAGCGATTCTTACACCGAAGTTAGTCAGTATAGAGACCAACATTTTAAG GGGAATCGTTATGAACAGGAGAAGCTGCTGAAGCAGAGCAACACTTTATATGTGGGGAATCTCTCCTTCTACACGACTGAGGAGCAG GTTCATGAGTTGTTTGCCAAATGCGGAGATGTTAAGAGGATCATCATCGGCCTTGATAAAATCAAGAAAACGGCCTGTGGCTTCTGCTTTGTAGA ATATTACACTCGAGGAGATGCAGAAAACGCCATGCGCTTTGTTAACGGCACACGACTGGACGATCGCATCATCAGGACAGACTGGGATGCTGGCTTCAAAGAGGGCCGGCAGTACGGGCGAGGAAAATCTGGAGGACAG GTGAGAGATGAGTACAGGCAGGACTATGATCCAGCCAGAGGAGGATACGGGAAGCTGGCTCAGCAACAGCGAAGCACAGAAGCTCGCAATACTTTTTAG